One region of Calderihabitans maritimus genomic DNA includes:
- the ilvE gene encoding branched-chain-amino-acid transaminase produces MGLIIYFDGKYVPEEEAKVSVFDHGLLYGDGVFEGIRAYNGRVFKLKEHLKRLYESARCIQLNIGLTEEEMEEVVLETLRRNNLRDGYIRLVVTRGRGDLGLDPRKCPKPLVFCIASKIQLYPEELYQKGLEVVTVPTRRNVPEALNPRIKSLNYLNNILAKIEANLAGVPEAIMLNNEGYVAEATGDNVFIVKNGVLITPPPHVGILEGITRNTVMELARKRGIPVEERVFTRLDLFIADECFLTGTAAEIIPVVKVDGRVIGNGEPGEITTALIKDFRELTKVDGPKIYAEDVEEAALA; encoded by the coding sequence AGAGGCCAAAGTATCGGTTTTCGACCACGGTTTGTTATACGGTGACGGCGTTTTCGAAGGTATTAGGGCTTACAACGGGCGGGTGTTTAAGCTCAAGGAACACCTGAAACGATTATATGAATCGGCCCGGTGCATTCAGTTGAATATTGGGCTGACGGAAGAGGAAATGGAGGAAGTGGTTCTGGAAACCCTCCGCCGCAATAACTTACGGGACGGATACATTCGCCTGGTGGTTACCCGGGGTAGGGGGGACTTGGGGCTTGATCCCCGTAAATGTCCAAAGCCTTTGGTATTCTGCATCGCCTCCAAGATACAGCTCTATCCGGAAGAATTGTACCAAAAAGGACTGGAAGTAGTTACGGTGCCTACGCGGAGAAACGTACCGGAGGCCCTGAATCCCCGCATTAAATCTTTAAATTACCTTAATAATATTCTAGCCAAAATTGAGGCTAATCTGGCAGGAGTGCCGGAAGCTATTATGCTAAATAATGAAGGTTATGTGGCGGAAGCGACCGGCGACAACGTTTTCATTGTTAAAAACGGGGTACTGATTACACCGCCCCCCCATGTAGGTATTCTAGAGGGCATTACCCGGAACACAGTTATGGAATTGGCCAGAAAAAGAGGGATCCCGGTAGAGGAGAGGGTATTTACCCGTCTTGATTTGTTTATTGCCGATGAGTGTTTCCTTACCGGAACTGCAGCGGAAATTATTCCCGTAGTGAAGGTGGACGGTAGGGTTATAGGAAACGGGGAACCGGGAGAAATAACTACCGCGCTCATAAAAGATTTTCGTGAGCTAACTAAAGTTGACGGACCCAAAATTTATGCGGAGGATGTAGAAGAAGCTGCTTTAGCGTAG